A region from the Halobellus litoreus genome encodes:
- a CDS encoding GIY-YIG nuclease family protein — MTDDPDTDERAAGRNAPAAARRAADSDRVFVVDPDEIEAGTDPLGIGDGTAPVGSYVLVYSLGSAATMTVGALGAATFPPGTYAYVGSAFGSNGLGRVDRHRRVASGDHDVTHWHIDYFGSNPDATLDSVVAVPREDVECRLATEIADRRSPAVSAPLEGFGASDCACATHFLGGVDSARDADSPANSESDTLGVTAVDVAVSVIRS, encoded by the coding sequence GTGACGGACGATCCCGACACCGACGAACGCGCAGCAGGACGGAACGCGCCCGCGGCTGCCCGGCGCGCCGCCGACTCCGATCGGGTCTTCGTCGTCGATCCCGACGAGATCGAAGCCGGGACCGACCCGCTCGGGATCGGCGACGGAACCGCCCCGGTCGGGTCCTACGTGCTCGTCTATTCGCTCGGTTCGGCGGCGACGATGACGGTCGGCGCGCTCGGGGCCGCGACGTTCCCGCCCGGGACGTACGCGTACGTCGGGAGCGCCTTCGGATCGAACGGGCTCGGCCGCGTCGACCGACACCGCCGCGTTGCGTCGGGCGACCACGACGTTACACACTGGCATATCGATTATTTCGGAAGCAATCCGGACGCGACGCTCGACAGCGTCGTCGCCGTACCACGTGAAGATGTCGAATGTCGCCTCGCGACGGAGATCGCCGACCGTCGAAGTCCGGCCGTGTCCGCACCACTCGAAGGCTTCGGGGCCTCTGACTGCGCGTGTGCGACACATTTCCTCGGCGGCGTCGATTCCGCCAGAGATGCGGATTCCCCCGCAAATTCAGAGTCCGATACGCTCGGAGTTACAGCTGTCGACGTCGCGGTGAGCGTAATTCGTTCCTAG
- a CDS encoding PLP-dependent cysteine synthase family protein, with translation MNANVLETIGSPLVRVDSPAGAEVAAKIESKNPGGSAKDRPALAMVERAEREGKIEPGDALVEPTSGNTGIGLAVVAAAKGYDLTVVMPGSKSPERRSIMKAYGADIELVDGDISNAKDRADELEEDEGMIQLRQFENPANPEAHYLTTGEEILEQIGDRTVDALVAGVGTGGTITGIGRRLREAFPEMEIVAVEPADNAVLSGGEPGIDDFQGMGPGFVSPNLDTDLIDDVETVTIEDAEAECRRLAREEGILVGQSSGASNLAAKRVAERLADPDADCRVPDPGYVIGTTESAATAETDAAETDESVDTPSRECPLVITVFWDSGERYMSTGMFG, from the coding sequence ATGAACGCGAACGTCCTAGAGACGATCGGGTCGCCGCTGGTCCGCGTCGATTCGCCCGCGGGCGCAGAAGTCGCCGCGAAGATCGAATCGAAGAACCCGGGCGGGTCGGCGAAGGACCGTCCCGCGCTCGCGATGGTCGAACGGGCCGAACGGGAGGGCAAGATCGAACCCGGCGACGCCTTAGTCGAACCCACGAGCGGGAACACCGGGATCGGTCTCGCGGTCGTCGCGGCCGCGAAGGGATACGATCTGACGGTCGTGATGCCCGGATCGAAGTCGCCGGAGCGACGGTCGATTATGAAGGCCTACGGCGCGGACATCGAACTCGTCGACGGCGACATCTCGAACGCAAAGGACCGCGCGGACGAACTGGAGGAAGACGAGGGGATGATTCAACTCCGGCAGTTCGAGAATCCGGCCAATCCCGAAGCCCACTACCTGACCACGGGCGAGGAGATACTCGAACAGATCGGCGACCGGACCGTCGACGCCCTCGTCGCGGGCGTCGGGACCGGCGGAACGATCACCGGAATCGGCCGTCGGCTCCGCGAGGCGTTCCCCGAGATGGAGATCGTCGCCGTCGAACCCGCTGACAACGCGGTCCTCTCCGGCGGCGAACCCGGAATCGACGACTTCCAGGGGATGGGCCCGGGCTTCGTCAGTCCGAACCTCGACACCGACCTCATCGACGACGTCGAGACCGTCACTATCGAGGACGCCGAGGCCGAGTGTCGGCGGCTGGCCCGAGAGGAGGGGATCCTCGTCGGGCAGTCCTCGGGCGCGTCGAATCTCGCCGCCAAGCGCGTTGCGGAACGGCTCGCCGATCCCGATGCGGACTGCCGCGTCCCCGACCCTGGGTACGTCATCGGGACGACGGAGTCCGCCGCGACCGCCGAAACGGACGCGGCCGAGACGGACGAGTCAGTCGACACTCCCTCCCGGGAGTGCCCCCTCGTGATCACCGTCTTTTGGGACAGCGGCGAGCGATATATGTCGACCGGAATGTTCGGTTGA
- a CDS encoding thioredoxin family protein, with protein sequence MSDADAETEAGTLETMRPNPAWDPDSYADAVEALSADGLVFRVWGGDWCGDCRGQLPDFGAALDAADVPEERIHHYPVEKEDDGSKIGPLVEEYGIELIPTVVVERDGEEVARYVEDERMPIAVYLAERL encoded by the coding sequence ATGTCAGACGCCGACGCCGAAACCGAAGCCGGAACGCTCGAAACGATGCGGCCGAACCCCGCGTGGGATCCCGACTCCTACGCTGACGCCGTCGAAGCACTCTCGGCGGACGGGCTGGTCTTTCGCGTCTGGGGCGGCGACTGGTGCGGCGACTGTCGCGGGCAACTTCCCGACTTCGGGGCCGCTCTCGATGCGGCGGACGTCCCCGAGGAGCGAATCCACCACTACCCCGTCGAGAAAGAAGACGACGGTAGCAAGATCGGGCCGCTCGTCGAGGAGTACGGGATCGAACTGATCCCGACGGTCGTCGTCGAGCGCGACGGCGAGGAGGTCGCCCGCTACGTCGAGGACGAACGTATGCCGATCGCGGTGTATCTCGCGGAACGGCTGTAA
- a CDS encoding thioredoxin domain-containing protein, which yields MDDPLSRNRLDEEESPYLRQHADNPVHWQPWDDAALTAARATDRPIFLSIGYSACHWCHVMAEESFEDEEVASVLNDSFVPIKVDREERPDLDRVYQTICQLVTGGGGWPLSVWLTPEGKPFYVGTYFPKTENPRRGNVPGFLDVCRSFADSWQSEANREEMENRAEQWTDALRDNLETTAAGGSEPAGDVDNDREGVDDDILGDVAKSALRATDREYGGFGSGGPKFPQPGRIEALLRSHLRSGSEEALSAATTTLDAMAAGGIYDHVGGGFHRYATDREWTVPHFEKMLYDNAELPRVYLAAYQLTGREAYGTIARETFDFLDREFRHDEGGFYSTLDARSEGEEGKYYVWTPAAVEDAIDDERTAEIAIERFGVTEAGNFEGETVLTVNASIPNLADAYDCEESEIVDRLDDARAAMFEAREERVRPARDEKILASWNGLAISSLARGGLILGDDAYTELATDALSFVREHLWDREQARLARRYKDGDVKGEGYLDDYAFLARGAFDLYQTTGAVDHLAFALDLARVVVEEFYDADAGTLYMTPAEGESLVTRPQELQDQSTPSSTGVATSLLLSLDAFAPGEGFSEIAGAVLDTHANRIRGGPLEHVSLALAADRRARGGTEVVIAAESVDGSVPLPERSRDSLATTYLPDSIVSPRPPTDDELADWIDRLGTGEIPAVWKGREMRDGEPTIYVCEGRTCSPPTHSLSAAFGWFGDGEESIGESVDGDVSIDGNDVSIPDVGDESGDGDGES from the coding sequence ATGGACGATCCGCTTTCGCGAAACCGGCTCGACGAGGAGGAGAGCCCGTACCTCCGGCAACACGCCGACAACCCGGTCCACTGGCAGCCGTGGGACGACGCGGCGCTGACCGCCGCGCGGGCGACCGATCGACCCATCTTCCTCTCGATCGGCTACTCGGCGTGCCACTGGTGTCACGTGATGGCCGAGGAGAGCTTCGAGGACGAGGAAGTCGCGTCGGTCCTCAACGACTCCTTCGTCCCGATCAAGGTCGACCGCGAGGAGCGCCCGGACCTCGACCGGGTGTATCAGACGATCTGCCAGCTCGTCACCGGCGGCGGCGGGTGGCCGCTGTCTGTCTGGCTCACCCCCGAGGGCAAGCCGTTCTACGTCGGCACCTACTTCCCGAAGACCGAGAACCCCCGGCGTGGGAACGTGCCCGGATTTCTGGACGTCTGTCGCTCCTTCGCGGACTCCTGGCAGTCTGAAGCGAACCGCGAGGAGATGGAGAACCGCGCCGAGCAGTGGACCGACGCGCTCCGGGACAACCTGGAGACGACCGCCGCGGGCGGGTCGGAACCCGCCGGCGACGTCGACAACGACCGCGAAGGGGTCGACGACGACATACTCGGAGACGTCGCGAAGTCAGCCCTCCGTGCGACCGACCGAGAGTACGGCGGCTTCGGCTCCGGCGGGCCGAAGTTCCCCCAGCCGGGGCGGATCGAGGCGCTGCTCCGGTCGCATCTTCGATCCGGCTCCGAGGAAGCGCTCTCGGCGGCGACGACGACGCTCGACGCGATGGCGGCCGGCGGCATCTACGACCACGTCGGCGGCGGCTTCCACCGGTACGCCACCGACCGAGAGTGGACGGTCCCGCACTTCGAGAAGATGCTGTACGACAACGCCGAACTCCCGCGGGTCTACCTCGCGGCGTACCAGCTCACCGGCCGGGAGGCGTACGGCACTATCGCCCGCGAGACGTTCGACTTCCTCGACCGGGAGTTCAGACACGACGAGGGCGGCTTCTACAGCACCCTCGACGCCCGCAGCGAGGGCGAGGAGGGCAAGTACTACGTCTGGACGCCCGCGGCGGTCGAGGACGCCATCGACGACGAACGGACGGCCGAAATCGCCATCGAGCGGTTCGGCGTGACCGAAGCGGGCAATTTCGAGGGCGAGACGGTCCTCACGGTGAACGCGTCGATTCCGAACCTCGCCGACGCGTACGACTGCGAGGAGTCAGAGATCGTCGACCGCCTCGACGACGCCCGGGCCGCGATGTTCGAGGCGCGCGAGGAGCGCGTTCGCCCCGCCCGCGACGAGAAGATCCTGGCGTCGTGGAACGGCCTCGCGATTTCGAGTCTCGCCCGCGGGGGACTGATCCTCGGCGACGACGCCTACACCGAACTGGCGACAGACGCTCTCTCGTTCGTCCGCGAACACCTGTGGGATAGAGAGCAAGCGCGTCTCGCCCGCCGCTACAAGGACGGCGACGTGAAGGGCGAAGGGTACCTCGACGACTACGCGTTCCTCGCTCGCGGCGCGTTCGACCTCTATCAGACCACCGGAGCGGTCGATCACCTCGCGTTCGCGCTGGATCTGGCCCGCGTCGTCGTCGAGGAGTTCTACGACGCCGACGCCGGCACGCTGTATATGACGCCCGCGGAGGGCGAGTCGCTCGTCACCCGACCGCAGGAGTTACAGGATCAGTCGACGCCGTCCAGCACCGGTGTGGCGACCTCGCTGCTCCTGAGTCTCGACGCCTTCGCCCCCGGGGAAGGATTCAGCGAGATCGCCGGCGCGGTGCTCGACACCCACGCGAACCGGATCCGCGGCGGCCCCCTCGAACACGTCTCGCTGGCGCTCGCGGCCGATAGACGCGCTCGCGGCGGGACCGAGGTCGTGATCGCCGCGGAGTCGGTCGACGGGTCGGTTCCGCTCCCCGAACGCTCCCGGGACTCGCTGGCGACGACGTACCTGCCCGATTCGATCGTCTCGCCGCGGCCGCCGACCGACGACGAACTGGCTGACTGGATCGACCGCTTGGGGACCGGCGAGATTCCCGCGGTCTGGAAGGGGAGAGAGATGCGCGACGGCGAGCCGACCATCTACGTCTGCGAAGGTCGCACGTGTTCGCCGCCGACCCACTCGCTGTCGGCGGCGTTCGGGTGGTTCGGGGACGGGGAGGAATCGATCGGCGAATCGGTTGACGGCGACGTCTCGATCGACGGCAACGACGTCTCGATTCCGGATGTCGGCGACGAATCCGGTGACGGTGACGGCGAGTCGTAG
- the purD gene encoding phosphoribosylamine--glycine ligase, whose protein sequence is MPNSETVLLVGGGGREHAIARALAADPACDLYACASNRNPGITALASGFETIEETAVEAVVAYATEVDADLAVIGPESALEAGVADALDEAGVYAFGPDAEAARIETDKAFQREFMESESIPGCPDYAVFEDMEAACEYIDEYDGDLAVKPAGLTGGKGVKVIGDQVDREGAKEYLRENDYDEVVLEERLVGEEFTVQAFVANGDVRPTPAVQDHKRAYEGDEGPNTGGMGSYSDAGPELPFMTSEEYAAAVDILEATVDALPEYKGVLYGQFMLTVDGPKVVEFNARFGDPEATNTLPVLRTSFLDVLTAARDGESLPRLEFDGEATVCKYAVPDGYPTNPKSGAKITVDEDSVGDALLFYASVDERPDGLYTTTSRSFAVVGVDDSIEAAERQAEDALAAAGDGLRVRHDVGKADLVQRRIDHMNELRGN, encoded by the coding sequence ATGCCCAACTCGGAGACAGTGCTTCTCGTCGGCGGCGGCGGCCGCGAGCACGCGATCGCCCGTGCGCTGGCCGCAGATCCGGCGTGCGACCTCTACGCGTGTGCGAGCAACCGAAACCCCGGAATCACGGCGCTCGCGTCGGGGTTCGAGACGATCGAAGAGACCGCCGTCGAGGCGGTCGTCGCGTACGCGACCGAGGTCGACGCCGACCTCGCCGTGATCGGCCCCGAGTCCGCCCTGGAAGCCGGCGTCGCCGACGCGCTCGACGAGGCCGGCGTCTACGCCTTCGGGCCCGACGCCGAGGCCGCCCGCATCGAGACGGACAAGGCCTTCCAGCGGGAGTTTATGGAATCGGAGTCGATTCCGGGCTGTCCCGACTACGCCGTCTTCGAGGATATGGAAGCCGCCTGCGAGTACATCGACGAGTACGACGGTGACCTCGCGGTCAAGCCCGCCGGCCTCACCGGCGGCAAGGGCGTGAAGGTCATCGGCGATCAGGTGGACCGGGAGGGCGCAAAGGAGTACCTCCGCGAGAACGACTACGACGAGGTCGTCCTCGAAGAGCGCCTCGTCGGCGAGGAGTTCACCGTCCAGGCGTTTGTCGCGAACGGCGACGTGCGGCCGACGCCGGCCGTCCAGGACCACAAGCGCGCCTACGAGGGCGACGAGGGGCCGAACACCGGCGGGATGGGAAGCTACAGCGACGCCGGGCCGGAACTGCCGTTTATGACGAGCGAGGAGTACGCCGCGGCCGTCGATATCCTCGAAGCGACCGTCGACGCGCTCCCCGAGTACAAGGGCGTCCTCTACGGCCAGTTTATGCTGACCGTCGACGGGCCGAAGGTCGTCGAGTTCAACGCCCGTTTCGGCGACCCCGAGGCGACGAACACGCTTCCCGTCCTCCGCACGTCGTTCCTCGACGTCCTCACGGCCGCCCGCGACGGCGAGTCGCTGCCGCGACTCGAATTCGACGGCGAGGCCACCGTCTGCAAGTACGCCGTCCCCGACGGCTATCCCACGAACCCCAAGAGCGGGGCGAAGATCACCGTCGACGAGGACAGCGTCGGCGACGCGCTCCTGTTCTACGCCAGCGTCGACGAGCGCCCCGACGGCCTCTACACGACGACCTCCCGATCGTTCGCGGTCGTCGGCGTTGACGATTCCATCGAGGCGGCCGAACGGCAGGCCGAGGACGCCCTCGCCGCCGCGGGCGACGGCCTCCGCGTCCGCCACGACGTCGGGAAGGCGGACCTCGTCCAGCGTCGGATCGACCATATGAACGAACTCCGCGGGAACTGA
- a CDS encoding acyltransferase, whose amino-acid sequence MNSLRRWTDVKPVWRVALNYLLVWVARVAPSLRVRNWALRRLGVTVGEGVSWGLEATPDVFWPELITLGDHAVVGYDAVILCHEFLQDEYRTGEVVVGERAMIGAKAVILPGVHIGAGAQVAANSLVTRDVPPNATVAGVPARPMGDDDAAGDADE is encoded by the coding sequence ATGAACTCCCTGCGGCGCTGGACCGACGTGAAGCCGGTCTGGCGGGTCGCGCTCAACTACCTCCTCGTGTGGGTCGCGCGCGTCGCCCCCTCGCTGCGGGTCCGGAACTGGGCCCTGCGCCGACTGGGCGTGACCGTCGGCGAGGGCGTCTCCTGGGGGCTGGAGGCCACGCCGGACGTGTTCTGGCCGGAACTGATCACGCTCGGCGACCACGCCGTCGTCGGCTACGACGCCGTCATCCTCTGTCACGAGTTCTTACAGGACGAGTACCGCACGGGCGAGGTCGTCGTCGGCGAGCGCGCGATGATCGGCGCGAAGGCGGTGATCCTCCCCGGCGTGCACATCGGCGCGGGCGCGCAGGTGGCGGCGAACTCGCTCGTCACGCGCGACGTACCTCCGAACGCGACCGTCGCCGGCGTGCCAGCGCGCCCGATGGGAGACGACGACGCTGCGGGCGACGCCGATGAGTGA
- a CDS encoding DUF7534 family protein: MSPVSLLPFSLPLQGTPVSQFPLYVLFGVGFLVTSLVVSLALIRSALRRRGDEETAQSKRERAFRAVAAAHALAAAGAVFGPPDPLTQLRYLAGGLVVAYPLAYAFVYREGVERLRERLS; encoded by the coding sequence ATGTCGCCCGTCTCGCTGCTCCCGTTTTCCCTTCCGCTGCAGGGGACACCCGTCTCGCAGTTCCCGCTCTACGTCCTGTTCGGCGTCGGCTTCCTCGTCACGAGCCTCGTCGTGTCGCTGGCACTGATTCGGTCGGCCCTCCGCCGCCGGGGCGACGAAGAGACGGCGCAGAGCAAGCGCGAGCGGGCGTTTCGTGCGGTCGCCGCGGCACACGCCCTGGCGGCCGCGGGGGCGGTGTTCGGACCGCCGGACCCGCTGACGCAACTCCGCTATCTCGCCGGCGGACTCGTCGTCGCCTACCCGTTGGCGTACGCGTTCGTCTACCGCGAAGGGGTCGAGCGCCTCAGAGAGCGTCTCTCCTGA